The following are encoded together in the Aerococcus mictus genome:
- a CDS encoding alpha/beta hydrolase family protein, with protein sequence MTIKKLLLLLMTGLLFACGQKPDSTNPEQASQEDQTESKSPQTEQEDETQPASDPATELDQLTVLSQTEDYVQYELNVMRDGFKIHGKLFLPKGDQESWPLTILAHGINQTDLTTTPYATHLAKRGVAAYVFDFIGGAPLNSSDGDFSDMTVLTELADLEAIYQKLTNYKAIDSSQTYLLGDSQGGLVATMMAAKHPEDIQGMILLYPAFNMPSLVHDFVPDKEEIPDSIDIMGVSVSRYYIEDMLKVDVEDITTSYPGPVLIVHGEDDVLVPPVYAQKAAELFPKAHLEMIPGGKHEFSGSDFIKALSYIDKFMVNQLGDEHYQLTIDEEEQAN encoded by the coding sequence ATGACAATAAAAAAATTACTCCTACTCTTAATGACCGGTCTGCTCTTTGCCTGTGGACAAAAGCCAGACTCTACTAACCCTGAGCAGGCTAGCCAGGAGGACCAAACAGAAAGTAAGTCCCCACAAACTGAGCAAGAGGATGAAACACAGCCAGCCAGTGACCCAGCGACTGAACTGGACCAATTAACCGTTTTGAGTCAGACTGAGGACTATGTTCAATATGAATTAAATGTCATGCGGGATGGTTTTAAAATACACGGTAAGCTCTTCTTGCCCAAGGGCGACCAAGAATCCTGGCCGTTAACTATCCTCGCCCACGGGATTAACCAAACCGATTTAACCACCACCCCTTACGCCACTCATTTAGCGAAACGTGGGGTAGCTGCCTATGTTTTTGACTTTATCGGTGGGGCTCCCCTAAATAGTAGTGATGGCGACTTTTCCGATATGACCGTATTAACTGAGTTGGCTGACCTGGAAGCCATTTACCAAAAGCTCACTAACTATAAAGCAATTGATTCCAGTCAAACCTACCTATTGGGAGATAGTCAGGGCGGTCTCGTGGCTACCATGATGGCAGCTAAACACCCCGAGGATATCCAGGGGATGATCCTACTCTATCCTGCCTTCAATATGCCCAGCCTAGTCCACGACTTTGTCCCGGACAAAGAAGAAATTCCTGACTCCATCGATATCATGGGAGTATCGGTTAGCCGTTACTATATCGAAGACATGCTTAAGGTGGATGTGGAGGACATCACTACTTCCTATCCTGGCCCAGTTCTCATTGTCCATGGGGAAGATGATGTTCTCGTTCCCCCAGTCTATGCCCAAAAGGCCGCTGAGCTTTTTCCCAAGGCTCATTTAGAAATGATCCCTGGCGGTAAGCATGAATTTTCCGGCTCTGACTTTATCAAAGCCCTCTCCTATATCGATAAGTTCATGGTCAATCAACTCGGCGATGAACATTACCAACTCACTATCGACGAAGAAGAGCAAGCCAATTAA
- a CDS encoding RsmB/NOP family class I SAM-dependent RNA methyltransferase produces MSLALEFIDKFNQLLGDEAADFFAALNKEEAQKAFRINPLKAKAQAICQSYFAEELTPCPYSPWGYLGQVDGNSPLHQAGLVYSQEASAMAVASVVQAQPGEKILDLCAAPGGKSTQIAADMQGQGLLVANEIIPKRAKILAENIERMGISNALVTNHDPESLAAYFPGFFDKILVDAPCSGEGMFTKSQAAREGWSKETPLLCQERQKEILSQAVRMLKAGGQLIYSTCTFSPEENEEIIAWLLDQGDFDLEWIDQFPAETISRGRSDWSQSAYDLSACVRIWPHRSIGEGHFIARLKAKDSLNTDQVVPKAKKKRPKKGKRHAGKAKASPYRLLEPEEKKNLAALTQAFPNEDYQDREVIAKGDQVWLLPPGLTYQMLMEGPLNQLHSLRLGLHLGSLLKNRFQPSYAWAMALAPKATYPQIEISYDDWVNYVQGLTLAYPGNQGWVLLVYQGMVISFGKQVQGTVKNFFPKGLRFHP; encoded by the coding sequence ATGTCGCTAGCTTTGGAATTTATCGATAAATTTAACCAGCTCCTAGGCGATGAAGCCGCTGACTTCTTCGCCGCTCTTAATAAAGAAGAGGCCCAAAAAGCCTTTCGTATCAACCCCCTAAAAGCCAAGGCCCAAGCCATTTGTCAATCTTACTTTGCAGAAGAATTAACCCCCTGTCCTTATAGTCCATGGGGGTATTTAGGTCAAGTCGACGGAAACTCTCCCCTCCATCAAGCTGGACTGGTCTATAGCCAGGAAGCTTCAGCCATGGCGGTTGCTAGTGTGGTCCAAGCCCAGCCGGGAGAAAAAATCCTTGACCTCTGTGCCGCACCAGGAGGAAAGTCTACTCAGATTGCTGCTGATATGCAGGGTCAAGGGCTCTTGGTCGCTAATGAAATTATTCCGAAGCGGGCCAAGATCTTAGCCGAAAACATTGAAAGAATGGGCATTTCCAACGCGCTGGTAACCAACCACGATCCCGAAAGTCTGGCTGCATATTTCCCGGGCTTTTTCGATAAGATCCTGGTTGACGCCCCCTGTTCCGGTGAAGGCATGTTTACCAAAAGTCAAGCGGCTCGTGAGGGCTGGAGTAAAGAGACGCCCCTCCTCTGCCAAGAGCGGCAAAAGGAAATTCTGAGCCAAGCAGTTCGAATGCTAAAAGCAGGCGGTCAATTAATCTATTCCACCTGTACCTTCTCCCCAGAGGAAAACGAAGAGATTATTGCCTGGCTATTGGACCAAGGGGACTTTGACTTAGAATGGATTGACCAATTTCCTGCTGAAACGATCTCTAGAGGCCGAAGTGACTGGAGTCAATCTGCCTATGATCTCTCCGCCTGTGTGAGAATTTGGCCCCATCGTTCCATCGGCGAGGGCCACTTTATTGCCCGGCTCAAGGCCAAAGACAGTCTTAATACTGACCAAGTAGTACCAAAAGCTAAGAAGAAACGTCCTAAAAAGGGCAAAAGACATGCAGGTAAGGCTAAAGCTTCACCCTACCGCTTATTAGAGCCAGAAGAAAAGAAAAATCTCGCTGCCTTAACCCAAGCCTTCCCTAATGAGGACTACCAAGATCGAGAAGTGATTGCTAAAGGCGACCAGGTTTGGCTCCTCCCTCCTGGCCTCACTTATCAGATGCTGATGGAAGGCCCCCTCAATCAATTACACAGTCTCCGTCTGGGTCTCCACCTAGGGAGCTTACTTAAAAATCGTTTCCAACCCAGCTATGCTTGGGCCATGGCCTTGGCTCCCAAAGCCACTTATCCTCAAATTGAAATCAGCTACGATGACTGGGTAAATTATGTTCAAGGTCTCACCTTAGCTTATCCTGGCAACCAAGGTTGGGTCCTCTTAGTTTACCAAGGGATGGTCATTAGCTTTGGCAAACAAGTCCAAGGAACAGTTAAAAACTTCTTTCCCAAAGGATTGCGTTTTCACCCATGA
- a CDS encoding leucyl aminopeptidase, protein MKFVSNENFTNHVYLVEAGQDLNMVDQATQDYLKDQLDFKGEAKQVYRSLGPNSQNLVLVGLGEKPQRDNYVLAAFLAAKELKAAKVEAANVSFAATDRAALEGVIEGFLQSDYRFDRYLSDKATTSLAKINLPKKVADLDQVVEEVTHLVEGINATRDLVNTPSNHLSPAQMADQAKDLLTGLGVEVEIFDKQQIEDLGMEALLAVNAGSVNEPRFLVMNYLPQGPEEKAIALVGKGITYDSGGYALKPANSMIDMKDDMAGAAAVIGSIYALAKNKVNKNVVGVAAITENLVSASSYKNGDIIGSMKGTTIEVLNTDAEGRVTLADSIYYAAAKVNSECVIDLATLTGACLVALGERTAGAMTNDSDLFQAVDQAADSVGEPIWQLPAPEELREAVKGTNADLRNSTGRNGGTITAGVFLEHFVEGKPWVHLDIAGPAFGEKAYRYLPQGATGVPVKTLYQFVKGQAETK, encoded by the coding sequence ATGAAATTTGTCAGCAATGAAAATTTTACCAATCATGTTTACTTAGTGGAGGCTGGTCAGGACTTAAACATGGTCGACCAGGCCACCCAAGACTATTTAAAAGACCAACTGGACTTTAAGGGCGAAGCTAAGCAAGTCTATCGCTCACTAGGTCCTAATAGCCAAAACTTAGTTTTAGTCGGCCTAGGAGAAAAGCCTCAACGCGATAACTATGTGCTGGCGGCTTTCTTAGCAGCTAAGGAATTAAAGGCAGCTAAGGTTGAAGCAGCCAATGTTTCCTTTGCGGCTACGGACCGTGCTGCCCTAGAAGGGGTTATTGAAGGTTTCTTACAAAGCGACTATCGTTTTGACCGTTACCTCAGTGACAAAGCTACAACTTCCCTAGCGAAGATTAATCTGCCTAAAAAAGTCGCTGATCTTGACCAAGTCGTTGAGGAAGTGACCCATTTAGTTGAAGGAATTAATGCGACCCGCGATTTAGTCAATACCCCTTCTAACCATCTCAGCCCGGCGCAAATGGCTGACCAAGCCAAGGACTTATTAACTGGGCTCGGGGTAGAAGTGGAAATCTTTGATAAACAGCAAATTGAAGACTTGGGCATGGAAGCCCTCCTAGCGGTTAATGCCGGTTCGGTCAATGAACCCCGCTTCCTCGTGATGAACTATCTCCCCCAAGGCCCAGAAGAAAAAGCCATCGCCTTAGTCGGCAAGGGGATTACCTATGACTCCGGTGGTTATGCCTTAAAACCAGCCAACTCCATGATCGATATGAAGGATGACATGGCTGGGGCTGCCGCTGTAATTGGTAGTATTTACGCCTTAGCCAAAAACAAGGTCAATAAAAACGTTGTGGGTGTGGCGGCTATCACGGAAAACTTGGTCTCTGCCAGCTCCTATAAAAATGGGGACATTATTGGTTCCATGAAGGGAACAACGATTGAGGTCTTGAATACTGACGCTGAAGGTCGGGTGACCTTGGCGGATTCAATTTACTATGCAGCTGCTAAAGTGAATAGTGAATGTGTGATTGACCTAGCAACCTTAACGGGGGCTTGCTTAGTCGCTCTCGGTGAACGGACAGCTGGGGCGATGACCAATGATTCAGATCTCTTCCAAGCAGTAGACCAAGCTGCTGACAGTGTTGGTGAACCGATTTGGCAATTACCGGCACCAGAAGAATTACGAGAAGCCGTTAAGGGCACCAATGCTGACTTAAGAAACTCTACCGGACGCAATGGGGGAACCATTACTGCAGGGGTCTTCTTAGAACACTTTGTGGAAGGCAAGCCCTGGGTTCACTTGGATATTGCTGGCCCTGCCTTCGGGGAAAAAGCCTACCGCTACCTCCCTCAAGGCGCAACCGGTGTTCCAGTCAAAACCTTATACCAATTTGTTAAAGGACAAGCTGAAACCAAGTAG
- the hemC gene encoding hydroxymethylbilane synthase — translation MTTYRIGTRSSRLAMQQSLEVVRALEAVYPQDEFQLVKLSTKGDKDKSSPLSKIGGKGVFVRWIEQALVQGQVDFIVHSLKDVPSQLAQGTVLAAIPQRQDPGDVILTAKGMDWRDLPEGARVGTGSLRRLAQLHALRPDLEIVHVRGNIDSRLDKLARGDFQALVLATAGLKRLQLLDYPFDSQRFNQKEANSEAHILNNYELQAHAFSLDEMIPAVGQGALAVQCLSDDHETRQVLQAIDDPETHQAVACERVVLKALGADCNYPVGAYGQMKDQVLQLTAMIGRQDGLALVRSQLEAPLDQAQALGQAVYQDLLDQGAGKWLDQGDGND, via the coding sequence TTGACCACTTATCGTATCGGAACGCGAAGCAGCCGGCTAGCCATGCAACAAAGTTTAGAAGTTGTCAGGGCTTTGGAGGCTGTTTACCCGCAGGATGAATTTCAATTAGTCAAATTATCCACCAAGGGAGACAAGGATAAGTCCTCCCCCCTCTCTAAAATTGGGGGCAAGGGGGTCTTTGTCCGCTGGATTGAGCAGGCCCTAGTCCAAGGCCAGGTCGATTTTATTGTCCATAGTCTAAAAGATGTCCCTAGCCAATTAGCCCAAGGGACGGTCTTGGCTGCTATTCCTCAGCGCCAAGACCCTGGAGATGTGATCCTGACTGCTAAGGGGATGGACTGGCGCGACTTGCCTGAAGGTGCTAGGGTAGGGACAGGGAGTTTACGCCGCTTGGCCCAACTGCACGCCCTAAGACCAGATTTGGAGATTGTCCATGTTCGCGGGAATATTGATAGTCGTTTGGATAAACTTGCTCGTGGCGATTTCCAGGCCCTGGTCCTCGCTACGGCGGGCCTTAAACGCTTGCAGCTCCTTGACTATCCTTTTGACTCCCAGCGCTTTAACCAAAAAGAAGCCAATAGTGAGGCCCATATCCTCAATAACTATGAACTCCAGGCCCATGCCTTTAGCCTGGATGAAATGATTCCTGCAGTGGGGCAAGGGGCCTTGGCAGTCCAATGCCTGAGTGATGATCACGAAACCAGACAAGTCCTCCAAGCCATTGATGATCCCGAAACCCACCAGGCAGTGGCTTGTGAACGGGTGGTCCTCAAAGCCTTAGGGGCTGATTGTAACTATCCGGTGGGCGCCTATGGTCAAATGAAGGACCAAGTCCTCCAATTAACCGCCATGATTGGTCGTCAGGACGGCTTAGCCTTGGTTCGTAGCCAATTAGAAGCTCCCCTAGACCAAGCCCAAGCCCTAGGCCAAGCGGTTTACCAAGACCTCTTGGACCAAGGAGCAGGAAAATGGTTAGACCAAGGTGACGGCAATGACTAG
- a CDS encoding uroporphyrinogen-III synthase — translation MTRLLWTASRPLAKKQSARLEQAGYQPDWLPVIQLEPLDQVSDLKLQQGDAFFFVSRMAGQAAFKHLLPSAPLSQHYFFSSSQQTGRYLSQTYPIACQALTHGGTSQEAFNQFNKIKDHYQPRIDRLIVPISPQSQGKYQALGQTYLPDISIQEWIVYQKQVNRRIGQSLQAAISQASQAAPLAITIASASAWQAMVNLVSLPVLEQKRSAIQLWTIGPLASQSILKSSSQLNPYHEADQSNFAGLVESLITYKT, via the coding sequence ATGACTAGACTTCTATGGACGGCTTCACGCCCCTTGGCTAAAAAGCAGTCAGCTCGCTTAGAGCAAGCGGGCTACCAGCCGGACTGGTTGCCGGTCATCCAACTCGAGCCTCTCGACCAGGTGAGTGACTTAAAGCTTCAACAAGGAGATGCCTTTTTCTTTGTTAGTCGCATGGCTGGCCAAGCTGCTTTTAAGCATTTACTCCCTAGTGCTCCTTTAAGTCAACATTACTTTTTTTCCAGTAGCCAGCAAACGGGACGCTACCTTAGCCAAACCTACCCCATTGCTTGCCAAGCCCTGACCCATGGGGGGACCAGTCAAGAAGCCTTTAATCAGTTCAACAAAATCAAGGACCATTACCAGCCTAGGATTGACCGCCTTATTGTTCCCATTAGTCCCCAAAGCCAGGGCAAGTACCAGGCTCTAGGGCAAACTTACCTGCCTGATATAAGTATTCAGGAGTGGATCGTTTATCAAAAACAAGTCAACCGGAGAATTGGTCAATCACTCCAAGCCGCCATCAGCCAGGCTAGCCAAGCAGCGCCCCTAGCTATAACCATCGCGAGCGCCAGTGCCTGGCAAGCCATGGTGAACTTAGTGTCTTTGCCTGTCTTAGAGCAGAAAAGGTCTGCCATCCAATTGTGGACAATTGGTCCCTTGGCTAGTCAATCTATCCTTAAAAGTAGCTCCCAACTTAACCCCTACCATGAAGCCGACCAGTCGAATTTTGCTGGCTTGGTAGAGAGTCTGATCACTTACAAGACATAA
- a CDS encoding alpha/beta hydrolase: protein MTLLQTTLYSDSLRMDVHVNIIFPQNCARTPEDKRQSLKPPYRVLYLLHGLSSNEDGWLRFTSLERYARDLDLVIVLPTTHRGWYINNAIGYPYSNFISVELPEIIQTMLPVSTKREDTYIAGASMGGFGALKAAFTYPEKYGYVASLSGVTDLVNVFAQGPDPESPFEHQMLFDEESPAKTDNDIYYLVQQTIDNKIDLPKVYLTCGTEDDLIEQNRHFKDRFGDVLELSYHENPGEHGWDYWDPEIKKVLDWLPTI from the coding sequence ATGACTCTTTTACAGACCACGCTTTACTCAGACAGTTTGCGCATGGATGTCCATGTCAATATCATTTTCCCTCAAAACTGTGCCCGGACTCCAGAAGATAAACGCCAAAGCTTAAAACCCCCTTACCGGGTCCTCTATCTCTTACACGGCCTATCCAGTAATGAGGATGGTTGGCTCCGTTTCACTTCCCTAGAACGCTATGCTCGTGACCTGGACTTGGTCATTGTCCTACCTACCACCCACCGCGGCTGGTATATCAACAATGCCATTGGTTACCCCTATAGCAATTTCATTAGTGTCGAACTGCCTGAAATCATCCAAACCATGCTTCCGGTGTCAACTAAACGGGAAGACACCTATATTGCTGGTGCTTCCATGGGCGGCTTTGGCGCTTTGAAGGCGGCCTTCACCTATCCGGAAAAATATGGCTATGTGGCTAGCCTATCGGGAGTCACCGACCTGGTCAATGTCTTTGCCCAAGGGCCTGATCCTGAGTCTCCTTTCGAACATCAAATGCTCTTTGACGAGGAGTCTCCCGCCAAAACTGACAATGATATTTATTACTTGGTCCAACAAACCATTGATAATAAAATCGACTTACCTAAAGTTTATTTGACCTGTGGCACAGAAGATGACTTAATCGAACAAAACCGTCACTTCAAGGACCGCTTTGGCGATGTTTTAGAGCTCTCCTACCATGAGAACCCTGGAGAACACGGTTGGGACTACTGGGACCCAGAAATTAAAAAGGTACTCGACTGGTTACCTACTATTTAA
- a CDS encoding Cof-type HAD-IIB family hydrolase — MIKLFVTDMDGTLLNDHHVISDANRQAILSLKDQGIEFMVATGRGYHSAQPLLDMQDLRCPMINLNGAVFTDINGKASQQKYFSGQLLSELLDYFNYYSINYSIMTQNQYYLYNPETFIDQIKAISQGDPKAMASAAQFIFDTNYIRDIRDYINGENEPALKVMVFSEDHAILQQFIEHFDSHPELAVSSSGPDNLEITQRDATKGNALMAYAHSKGYQSDEILTIGDSHNDISMFHPVKYSYAMANASQLVKDQANYLAPSNKEDGVAQVIANLLKERH, encoded by the coding sequence TTGATTAAACTATTTGTCACTGATATGGATGGTACCCTACTCAATGACCACCATGTCATTTCTGATGCTAACCGTCAGGCGATCTTGTCCTTAAAAGACCAGGGAATTGAATTTATGGTAGCTACCGGACGGGGTTATCACTCAGCCCAACCTTTACTAGATATGCAAGACTTACGCTGCCCGATGATTAATTTAAATGGGGCAGTTTTTACTGACATTAATGGTAAAGCCAGCCAGCAAAAATATTTTTCCGGTCAACTCCTTAGTGAGCTGCTGGATTACTTTAACTATTACAGCATTAATTATTCCATTATGACCCAAAACCAATACTATCTCTATAATCCAGAAACTTTTATCGACCAAATTAAGGCCATTAGCCAGGGCGACCCCAAGGCCATGGCAAGTGCGGCCCAATTTATCTTTGATACCAATTATATCCGTGATATTAGGGACTATATTAATGGGGAAAATGAGCCTGCCTTAAAAGTCATGGTCTTTTCTGAAGACCATGCTATTCTCCAGCAATTTATTGAGCATTTCGATAGCCATCCAGAATTAGCGGTCTCTTCCTCCGGTCCCGATAATTTAGAAATTACCCAGCGTGATGCCACTAAGGGCAATGCTTTAATGGCCTATGCCCATTCCAAAGGCTATCAGAGCGATGAAATACTCACCATCGGCGACTCTCATAATGATATTTCCATGTTCCACCCGGTCAAATATTCTTATGCCATGGCTAATGCCAGTCAATTGGTCAAAGACCAGGCAAACTACCTAGCACCTAGCAACAAGGAGGATGGGGTCGCCCAAGTGATTGCTAACTTACTTAAAGAGCGACACTAA
- a CDS encoding precorrin-2 dehydrogenase/sirohydrochlorin ferrochelatase family protein, with protein MYPVMLDISHWSVLIIGGGRIAERKLQGLIKEAGQVTVLAPQVTERIADWVSKGQVIWLQQAYQGPVDLQGYQMVFACTDHSEVNQAIAEELGPGQLINQTGNKRASNFFNMKTINHEGYLIAISSQGQSPAGAKALGESIASYLKDKENWI; from the coding sequence ATGTATCCAGTCATGTTAGATATCAGTCACTGGTCAGTTCTCATCATTGGTGGTGGGAGGATCGCTGAGCGAAAATTACAGGGACTTATAAAGGAAGCGGGACAGGTTACGGTCTTGGCTCCTCAAGTGACTGAGCGGATTGCTGACTGGGTCAGTAAAGGGCAAGTGATCTGGTTGCAGCAAGCCTACCAGGGCCCTGTAGATTTACAGGGTTATCAGATGGTCTTTGCCTGTACTGATCATTCAGAGGTCAACCAGGCGATTGCGGAAGAACTTGGGCCAGGGCAATTGATCAACCAGACTGGGAACAAGCGAGCGTCGAACTTCTTTAATATGAAAACCATTAACCATGAGGGCTACTTGATTGCCATTTCCAGTCAAGGACAGTCACCAGCAGGGGCTAAGGCCCTGGGAGAAAGTATTGCATCTTATCTAAAAGACAAGGAGAATTGGATTTGA
- a CDS encoding threonine/serine exporter family protein, with the protein MGQQQVKKLLELALLAGQIMCESQAESYRVEDTMNKILSLSQAAFAVGCSFSTNLLAIIDDPKFESGAFVGVKRITSHSNNLNKIGQVTRITDYFVQGQLDIDQTYTLLYNIRSGRNLYNPNRMALGIWGMTFCFTFLFDGGPFEGLTAAINGLVLALLFLGSNRFNFGTFFTNVIQASVVTLLPHLFQMYLWPDLASGTVVIASLMPLVPGTPFTTAVRDLFHEDFIAGSSRLVEALLTAGSLALGSIIAFLILEGVFI; encoded by the coding sequence ATGGGGCAACAGCAAGTCAAAAAACTCTTAGAATTAGCCTTACTTGCCGGACAAATTATGTGTGAAAGTCAGGCAGAATCTTATCGGGTAGAAGATACCATGAATAAGATTCTTAGTCTTTCCCAGGCAGCTTTTGCGGTCGGCTGTTCTTTTTCAACCAATTTATTGGCCATTATTGACGATCCTAAATTTGAGAGCGGGGCTTTTGTGGGAGTGAAACGGATCACCAGCCACAGCAACAATCTCAATAAAATTGGTCAAGTGACCCGGATAACTGATTATTTCGTCCAAGGCCAGCTAGACATTGACCAAACTTATACCCTCTTATACAACATCCGTTCGGGTCGTAACCTCTATAATCCTAACCGAATGGCCTTAGGAATATGGGGAATGACTTTTTGCTTTACCTTTCTTTTTGATGGTGGTCCCTTTGAAGGTTTAACAGCAGCTATTAACGGCCTAGTCTTGGCGCTTTTATTTCTAGGTAGTAACCGCTTTAATTTTGGAACTTTCTTTACCAATGTCATTCAAGCAAGCGTCGTCACTCTCCTGCCCCACCTCTTTCAAATGTATCTGTGGCCTGATTTAGCCAGCGGAACCGTGGTGATCGCCTCTCTCATGCCCCTAGTGCCAGGAACTCCCTTCACCACCGCTGTCCGTGACCTTTTCCATGAGGATTTCATTGCCGGCTCTTCCCGTTTAGTGGAAGCCCTCCTCACTGCAGGTAGTCTAGCCTTGGGTTCAATCATCGCCTTTCTTATCTTAGAAGGAGTCTTTATATGA
- a CDS encoding cob(I)yrinic acid a,c-diamide adenosyltransferase: MAIYTRSGDQGMTRLYGGHSVSKASERVGTYGAIDQLNASVGYLAALVDPKYDQVQSQLLAIQQDLFDCGSDYATLDQERPYKVKSGLADKLEAWIDDYTEATPSIKKFVLPRGTQAASFCHMLRTQTRTLERQLVQFSQVSQDYNPQVLPYINRLSDYFFSLARALNHYENYKEVPYKNSRDIFS; encoded by the coding sequence ATGGCAATTTATACACGAAGCGGTGACCAGGGCATGACCCGACTGTACGGAGGCCACAGTGTTTCGAAGGCTTCTGAGCGGGTAGGAACTTATGGGGCGATTGACCAGTTAAATGCCAGTGTGGGCTACCTGGCCGCCCTGGTCGATCCCAAATATGACCAGGTTCAAAGCCAACTTCTGGCTATCCAACAAGATTTGTTTGATTGCGGGAGTGATTATGCTACCCTAGACCAAGAACGTCCCTATAAGGTAAAAAGTGGTCTGGCTGACAAGTTAGAAGCTTGGATTGATGATTATACTGAAGCAACCCCCAGCATTAAAAAGTTTGTCCTCCCCCGGGGCACTCAGGCTGCTAGCTTCTGTCATATGCTAAGAACGCAAACTCGGACTTTAGAACGGCAACTGGTTCAATTTAGCCAAGTAAGCCAGGATTATAATCCCCAAGTTTTGCCTTATATTAACCGTTTATCAGACTATTTCTTTAGCTTGGCCCGGGCTTTAAACCATTATGAGAATTATAAGGAGGTCCCCTATAAAAATAGTCGCGATATTTTTTCATAA
- a CDS encoding nucleoside hydrolase, with product MVKMILDLDTGVDDALAIAYACASAEVDLLGITGTYGNVLMETGLKNASQLLDLFGQGQVPVYPGLDHASDKEDFEVQEVSALIHGKNGLGEVDLGDRPVKQAAGNAVDFILESAKKYGKDLKIVATGPMTNLAAAIDKDFDSLSQVGEIVIMGGALTVCGNVSPFAEANISQDPAAADKLFRSGLPVTMVGLDVTLRTLLTYKETKIWRDLGTEAGEKMADIVDYYIKSYEVTSPHLKGCALHDPLAVAVAVQGDLVDCLPLAMKVETEGESRGRTIGDNDRLNDPNPSVRVAVAVDVDRFLNEFMTRLTQLFKEH from the coding sequence ATGGTAAAAATGATACTGGATTTAGATACAGGGGTTGACGATGCCCTGGCCATTGCTTATGCATGTGCCTCAGCAGAAGTCGACTTGCTTGGTATCACGGGGACCTATGGCAATGTGTTGATGGAAACAGGTCTGAAAAATGCCAGTCAATTATTGGATTTATTTGGTCAAGGCCAGGTCCCAGTTTACCCCGGCCTAGACCATGCCTCGGATAAGGAAGACTTTGAAGTGCAAGAAGTCTCAGCTCTGATCCACGGTAAAAATGGTCTGGGTGAGGTTGATTTGGGTGACCGGCCTGTTAAGCAAGCCGCTGGCAATGCGGTTGACTTTATCCTCGAATCGGCTAAAAAGTATGGAAAAGATTTGAAAATTGTCGCTACCGGTCCTATGACTAACTTAGCCGCAGCCATTGATAAGGACTTCGATAGCTTATCCCAAGTCGGTGAAATTGTTATTATGGGCGGAGCCTTGACAGTATGCGGTAATGTGTCGCCTTTTGCAGAGGCTAATATTAGCCAAGACCCCGCAGCCGCTGATAAATTATTCCGGTCGGGCTTACCGGTCACCATGGTGGGATTAGACGTGACCTTACGCACCCTCTTGACCTATAAGGAAACCAAAATTTGGCGGGACTTAGGCACTGAGGCTGGGGAGAAGATGGCTGATATTGTGGACTATTACATTAAATCCTACGAAGTCACCTCGCCCCACTTAAAAGGTTGTGCCCTCCATGACCCACTAGCCGTGGCGGTTGCCGTTCAAGGAGACTTAGTTGACTGCCTACCTTTAGCCATGAAGGTTGAAACTGAAGGCGAAAGTCGGGGACGGACTATTGGCGATAATGACCGTTTAAATGATCCTAATCCTAGTGTCCGAGTAGCCGTGGCGGTTGATGTGGACCGATTCTTAAATGAATTTATGACCCGTTTGACCCAGCTCTTTAAAGAGCATTAA
- a CDS encoding threonine/serine exporter family protein, giving the protein MIALFLYHAFFSLTVGFFCAYVFEVPKRMIFQVSLIGMFGWLTYYFTQVLAGSSPVWSSYWASLVIAAMSQWAANRFHQPVTLFFIPGFIPIVPGGGLYRTALYLFQRDFDLFSSQLLETFMSTVAIGLAIFTVSSITYLGNRTTSAKYIRRDNRKRVRALFRKH; this is encoded by the coding sequence ATGATTGCTTTATTTCTTTACCATGCCTTTTTTTCACTGACCGTAGGCTTTTTTTGCGCCTATGTCTTTGAGGTTCCTAAAAGAATGATTTTCCAAGTCTCCTTGATTGGGATGTTTGGCTGGTTAACCTACTACTTCACCCAGGTCCTAGCAGGATCGAGTCCGGTCTGGTCCTCTTATTGGGCCAGCCTAGTCATTGCCGCTATGTCCCAGTGGGCGGCCAATCGTTTCCACCAACCGGTGACCTTATTTTTCATTCCGGGTTTTATCCCCATCGTCCCTGGTGGGGGACTTTACCGGACTGCCCTCTATCTTTTTCAACGCGACTTTGACTTATTTTCTAGTCAATTGCTAGAGACCTTTATGAGTACCGTGGCTATCGGATTAGCTATTTTTACCGTTTCTAGTATCACTTACCTAGGGAACCGGACCACTTCAGCCAAGTATATTCGCCGGGATAACCGTAAACGCGTGCGGGCCTTATTCCGTAAGCATTAA